The following proteins are co-located in the Sporosarcina pasteurii genome:
- a CDS encoding cobyric acid synthase, which translates to MSGLIILGTASDSGKSMICTALCRILADEQVQVAPFKSQNLSPFTVTLENGIEISRAQYIQALAARTKPTLYMNPIMVKPSSPMHTEVSILGGHFGIRDGFAFRDMFFDQAVGAIRHSLKKLSEKYESVIIEGAGSPAEVNLNDREIVNMRVAEMADVPALLVADIDRGGAIASIVGTLQLLEPEHRARVKGIIVNKFHGDIAFFRDGIEFIESYTGIPVVGVIPFKEDHGIEEEDMDRPISKAPAHLDRYDAWAEHVKNYLNWPLVKEIIAQGVSR; encoded by the coding sequence ATGAGTGGCTTAATCATCTTAGGAACTGCTTCAGACTCAGGAAAGTCGATGATTTGTACAGCGCTCTGCCGTATTTTGGCAGACGAACAAGTACAAGTCGCACCATTCAAATCTCAAAATTTATCTCCTTTTACTGTCACGCTTGAAAATGGGATTGAAATAAGCCGAGCGCAGTATATTCAAGCTTTGGCGGCCAGAACAAAACCAACTCTCTATATGAATCCAATTATGGTAAAGCCAAGTTCTCCAATGCATACGGAAGTAAGTATATTAGGGGGCCACTTCGGTATAAGAGATGGATTTGCCTTTCGGGATATGTTTTTTGATCAAGCAGTCGGCGCAATTCGTCATTCGCTTAAGAAGTTATCCGAAAAGTACGAGTCCGTCATCATTGAAGGTGCTGGAAGTCCAGCGGAAGTAAATTTAAATGACCGGGAAATCGTTAATATGCGTGTTGCGGAAATGGCAGATGTGCCTGCGTTGTTAGTGGCGGATATTGACCGCGGTGGTGCCATTGCGTCTATTGTTGGTACGCTTCAACTTTTAGAACCTGAGCATCGCGCGCGAGTGAAAGGCATTATTGTGAATAAATTTCACGGAGACATTGCATTTTTTCGTGATGGCATTGAATTTATTGAATCGTATACAGGGATTCCGGTCGTTGGAGTCATTCCTTTTAAAGAGGACCACGGAATTGAAGAGGAAGATATGGATAGACCCATTTCAAAGGCACCTGCACATCTTGATAGGTACGATGCATGGGCAGAACATGTGAAAAATTATTTGAACTGGCCATTGGTGAAAGAAATCATTGCGCAAGGAGTCTCGCGATGA
- the cobS gene encoding adenosylcobinamide-GDP ribazoletransferase: MNGILLALQFFTVLPIHKEIPLNRKEVTTMYCALPFIGGAIGLTVYGVYELAANILQFGPLLTAVLVVLTWIGLTGGLHVDGWADTADAFFSYRKREKRLEILEDPRLGAFGAMALVLLMIMKIALIHEVILQDMGAVYLFMMIPFLARAGLNICFSTLRPAKSTGIAHFFREKLAPNVVIIVTVMSSMLILFACYYVTNQWLPPVMIAGSIAAAIFLFRRWSIKHFNGMTGDLAGAFIEGMEALLWLIVLCLL; this comes from the coding sequence ATGAACGGTATTTTATTGGCATTACAATTTTTCACGGTGCTCCCAATTCATAAAGAAATCCCACTAAATCGGAAAGAAGTCACGACGATGTATTGCGCACTTCCGTTTATTGGCGGGGCAATTGGTTTAACAGTGTATGGTGTTTATGAATTAGCAGCGAATATTTTACAGTTCGGCCCATTGTTAACAGCGGTTCTCGTTGTTCTGACGTGGATTGGTTTGACAGGCGGTCTCCATGTAGATGGCTGGGCAGATACGGCGGATGCATTTTTCTCTTATCGGAAAAGGGAAAAGCGTCTGGAAATATTAGAAGACCCGCGTCTCGGCGCGTTCGGGGCAATGGCACTTGTTTTGTTAATGATCATGAAAATTGCTTTGATTCATGAAGTGATCCTGCAGGATATGGGCGCGGTGTATCTTTTTATGATGATTCCTTTTTTAGCGAGAGCGGGATTGAATATTTGCTTTTCAACGCTTAGGCCTGCTAAAAGTACAGGTATTGCGCATTTCTTTCGAGAAAAACTTGCGCCAAATGTTGTGATAATCGTTACGGTAATGAGTAGCATGCTGATTCTATTCGCTTGTTATTATGTAACTAATCAATGGCTTCCGCCTGTTATGATTGCTGGTAGCATTGCAGCAGCAATTTTTTTATTCCGCCGCTGGTCAATCAAGCATTTCAACGGCATGACGGGTGATTTAGCAGGTGCTTTTATCGAAGGAATGGAGGCGTTATTATGGCTCATCGTGTTGTGCTTACTTTAA
- a CDS encoding histidine phosphatase family protein, with product MAHRVVLTLIRHLPTAGNIKRQYIGWTDESIVKSESNELPWQPSVVYGSDLRRCQESAGLYFPKAIYQSDNRFRESNFGDWEGKTYELLKRDSAYRSWINSPYRCQPPNGESLADVKARVLQAIYDLPCGEEEYFIVTHGGPIRILLTEFDPEKRDFWSWTIPHQSVWQLQWDCEKDFREGKRCASLSAVPITGNELT from the coding sequence ATGGCTCATCGTGTTGTGCTTACTTTAATTCGCCACTTACCGACGGCTGGTAATATAAAGCGTCAATATATCGGATGGACAGATGAATCGATTGTGAAAAGTGAGTCTAATGAGTTACCGTGGCAACCCTCCGTCGTGTATGGAAGCGATTTACGACGTTGCCAGGAAAGTGCCGGTCTATATTTTCCAAAGGCGATTTATCAAAGTGATAATCGTTTTCGAGAAAGTAATTTTGGTGATTGGGAAGGGAAAACGTATGAATTGTTGAAAAGGGATAGTGCATATCGTTCTTGGATAAATTCCCCATATCGATGCCAACCGCCAAATGGTGAAAGTTTAGCAGACGTGAAAGCGCGTGTTTTACAAGCAATTTATGATTTGCCTTGCGGGGAAGAGGAATATTTTATCGTGACGCACGGCGGACCGATTCGGATTTTATTGACAGAATTTGACCCGGAAAAACGTGATTTTTGGTCATGGACAATTCCACATCAATCGGTTTGGCAACTTCAATGGGATTGTGAAAAAGATTTTAGGGAGGGGAAACGATGCGCGTCGTTATCGGCGGTGCCCATAACGGGAAACGAGCTTACGTAA
- a CDS encoding bifunctional adenosylcobinamide kinase/adenosylcobinamide-phosphate guanylyltransferase has translation MRVVIGGAHNGKRAYVKSYLEAQKLSDFKWYEGAIPPIGSSPVVVSGIEDWLRCAGLGEEEAIQVVMNSLENRSAIVILTDIGRGIVPIDKKERQLRDSCGRLYQKLVVEAEEVIQVWYGIPKKIKGRGNGR, from the coding sequence ATGCGCGTCGTTATCGGCGGTGCCCATAACGGGAAACGAGCTTACGTAAAAAGTTATTTAGAAGCGCAAAAGTTAAGTGATTTTAAATGGTATGAAGGTGCAATTCCGCCGATTGGCAGCAGTCCTGTCGTCGTTTCAGGTATAGAAGACTGGTTGCGGTGTGCTGGTTTAGGTGAGGAAGAAGCAATTCAAGTTGTGATGAATTCATTAGAAAACCGTTCGGCAATCGTCATTTTAACAGATATTGGCCGCGGGATTGTGCCAATCGATAAGAAGGAGCGGCAACTACGAGACAGTTGCGGGCGATTGTATCAGAAACTCGTTGTGGAAGCAGAAGAAGTCATACAAGTTTGGTATGGGATTCCAAAAAAGATAAAAGGAAGGGGAAATGGAAGATGA
- a CDS encoding cob(I)yrinic acid a,c-diamide adenosyltransferase: MKIYTKTGDKGKTSLIGGRVSKDSLRVEAYGTMDELNSFVGKAMTELDTETFKDMLEDLEAIQNELFDGGGDLSNVMKERHYKLTEASIEVLEKRIDELMDEAPPLEKFILPGGSPASATLHIARTVARRAERRTVTLMNEEEDVPTVVVRYLNRLSDYLFVAARIVNARLQVPDNEYVRSAKVFRTNDKKKGE; the protein is encoded by the coding sequence ATGAAAATTTATACGAAAACAGGGGATAAAGGAAAGACAAGTTTAATAGGGGGGCGCGTTAGCAAAGATAGTTTACGCGTAGAAGCTTACGGCACGATGGATGAACTGAATTCATTTGTCGGAAAAGCAATGACAGAACTGGATACAGAGACTTTTAAAGACATGCTAGAAGATCTCGAAGCGATACAAAATGAATTATTCGACGGTGGCGGGGATTTATCGAACGTGATGAAAGAGCGTCATTATAAACTAACAGAAGCGTCAATTGAAGTATTGGAAAAGCGTATCGACGAGTTGATGGATGAAGCGCCGCCGCTTGAAAAGTTTATTTTACCTGGAGGTTCACCAGCATCGGCGACATTGCATATTGCGAGAACAGTGGCGAGACGTGCGGAACGTCGAACAGTCACGTTAATGAATGAGGAAGAAGATGTACCAACAGTTGTCGTTCGTTATTTAAACCGCTTATCCGATTATTTATTCGTCGCGGCACGTATTGTGAATGCCCGTTTACAAGTCCCAGATAATGAATATGTTCGAAGTGCCAAAGTGTTTCGTACAAATGATAAGAAAAAAGGTGAATAA
- a CDS encoding ECF transporter S component, translating into MRLKQLTLAAMFAALCAIGGLLKIPLGIGSTALDSTPALVASAFLPPIYAGMTALIGHSASALYAGFPLGPFHLLIALEMLAIIYVFARLHQAKYQVSKWVFFIVANGLLAPLPFYFLISPSFYVGIVPGILIATIFNAVIAAVVLPVVQNVWRERLGVLR; encoded by the coding sequence GTGAGGCTGAAACAACTTACGTTAGCGGCGATGTTTGCGGCTTTATGTGCAATTGGTGGACTACTGAAAATCCCACTTGGCATTGGATCGACTGCGTTAGATTCAACTCCGGCATTAGTGGCATCGGCATTTTTACCGCCAATCTATGCAGGAATGACGGCTTTAATCGGGCATAGTGCATCGGCTTTATACGCAGGTTTTCCGTTAGGTCCTTTTCATCTGCTGATTGCGCTTGAAATGTTAGCGATTATTTATGTTTTTGCACGTTTGCATCAGGCGAAGTATCAAGTTAGTAAATGGGTGTTTTTCATCGTCGCGAACGGTTTGCTTGCGCCGTTACCGTTTTACTTTCTCATTTCACCGAGTTTTTATGTTGGGATTGTGCCAGGAATTTTGATCGCCACGATTTTTAATGCAGTGATTGCAGCAGTTGTCCTGCCGGTTGTACAAAATGTTTGGCGCGAACGTCTCGGTGTTTTGCGATGA
- a CDS encoding alpha-ribazole-5-phosphate synthase has translation MDDNIIVTTDNSGGIGEKEQDIVSATDRLTAYYSARVTLLEQWAARAEPFTTLIHNFSGHASWAKYVQGVEDLFQEAGVPCPQISGSTETNMELVQSAIAVTMIGKREERVSMPDGQWFTYGTPLVGEEVLANADEVASIRRIRQALDHQIINRVWPVGSQGILYEVRRVMNDDDLKVESELDIRKTAGPSTVVLVELPLEKRVAAEKLFGNLLREIDFE, from the coding sequence GTGGATGATAACATCATTGTCACAACGGATAATTCAGGCGGAATTGGTGAGAAAGAACAAGATATTGTCTCGGCAACGGATCGATTAACTGCGTATTATTCGGCCCGTGTTACGCTACTTGAACAGTGGGCGGCAAGAGCGGAACCGTTTACGACGCTCATTCATAATTTTAGTGGCCATGCAAGTTGGGCAAAGTATGTTCAAGGTGTAGAGGATTTATTTCAAGAAGCGGGGGTACCATGCCCGCAAATTAGCGGCAGTACGGAAACGAACATGGAACTCGTTCAATCGGCGATTGCTGTGACGATGATTGGGAAGCGGGAAGAGCGTGTTTCGATGCCAGATGGACAATGGTTTACTTATGGAACACCACTTGTCGGCGAAGAAGTCCTTGCCAATGCAGATGAAGTCGCGTCGATACGCCGAATTAGGCAAGCGTTGGATCATCAAATAATTAATCGAGTATGGCCGGTAGGGTCCCAGGGAATTTTGTATGAAGTACGTCGCGTGATGAACGATGATGACTTGAAAGTTGAGTCTGAATTGGATATACGCAAAACGGCAGGTCCGTCTACGGTTGTCCTAGTTGAACTTCCATTGGAGAAAAGAGTGGCCGCGGAAAAGTTATTTGGGAATTTATTACGAGAAATTGATTTTGAATAA
- a CDS encoding (Fe-S)-binding protein, with protein sequence MNPLLVVNWILFLGVTAYALALFTYLIRTRIQFIKLGRKEEFDESVKERLRNIWVYVFGQKKLLKDKKSGIIHVLFFYGFILVQFGAIDLIWKGLKPGSHLPFGPVYGAFTFFQEIVVLTILVAAVWAFHRRYVEKLVRLKRGWQSGLVLIFIGGLMLSTLLSNGMNLIWQGNGLTWTEPVASTIAAVFSFLPEVGAATIFFVGWWVHLLILLTFLIYVPQSKHAHLIAGPVNTYFHRLDNAGTLKPIDFSVMEEMDEDDEMPALGVGKITDFTQLQMIDFYACVECGRCTNMCPAAGTGKMLSPMDLITKLRDHLTNHGALVTKQQPWVPTPMFKQSPGNQIALAAGAEGAVIEDIYSPSLIGDVITEEEIWACTTCRNCEDQCPVMNEHVDKIIDLRRHLVMTEGKMDPDAQRAMTNIERQGNPWGLNRREKENWRDARPDLHIPTVKEVKKAGEEFEYLFWVGSMGAFDNRSQKIALSFAHLMNEAGIKFAILGNKEKNSGDTPRRLGNEFLFQELAESNIKEFEKAGVTKIVTVDPHAYNIFKNEYPDFGFEAEVIHHTEMLYDLVKDGVLKPEHEINETITFHDSCYLGRYNEVYDPPREILKAIPGVELIEMKRNREDGMCCGAGGGLMWMEEDTGHRVNVARTEQALEVSPGIISSGCPYCLTMLSDGTKAVEVEDKVGTYDIAELLERSIFGEDFEPAVEEVETVSQ encoded by the coding sequence TTGAATCCATTACTAGTCGTTAACTGGATTTTGTTTCTAGGAGTGACGGCGTACGCCCTTGCGCTTTTTACCTATTTGATAAGGACAAGAATACAATTTATTAAACTAGGTCGAAAAGAAGAGTTTGATGAAAGCGTAAAGGAACGTCTGCGCAACATTTGGGTGTATGTGTTCGGGCAAAAGAAGCTATTAAAAGATAAGAAAAGTGGAATCATTCACGTCCTATTTTTCTACGGTTTTATTCTCGTTCAATTTGGGGCAATTGATTTAATCTGGAAAGGGTTAAAACCGGGTTCCCACTTACCGTTTGGACCAGTATACGGAGCATTTACGTTTTTCCAAGAAATCGTCGTACTCACAATTTTGGTGGCGGCCGTCTGGGCGTTCCATCGTCGCTATGTTGAGAAGCTTGTCCGACTCAAAAGGGGTTGGCAGTCGGGACTTGTGCTGATTTTCATTGGTGGATTAATGTTATCAACACTTTTATCTAACGGGATGAATCTAATCTGGCAAGGCAATGGCTTAACTTGGACGGAGCCAGTCGCATCAACCATCGCAGCCGTTTTCAGCTTTTTACCTGAAGTAGGCGCAGCGACAATATTTTTCGTAGGCTGGTGGGTACACTTACTCATCCTACTCACATTCCTCATTTACGTGCCGCAGTCTAAACATGCGCACTTAATTGCAGGGCCTGTCAATACGTATTTTCACCGTCTGGACAATGCGGGGACATTGAAGCCAATCGATTTCTCGGTAATGGAAGAGATGGATGAAGACGATGAAATGCCAGCGCTTGGTGTTGGGAAGATTACAGATTTTACACAACTTCAAATGATTGATTTTTACGCTTGTGTTGAATGCGGGCGTTGTACGAATATGTGTCCAGCAGCAGGGACAGGAAAAATGCTGTCACCGATGGACTTAATTACAAAACTTCGTGACCATTTAACAAATCATGGTGCACTTGTCACAAAGCAACAACCTTGGGTGCCTACACCAATGTTTAAGCAATCACCAGGAAACCAAATTGCCTTAGCAGCTGGTGCTGAAGGTGCAGTGATAGAGGATATTTATAGCCCATCCCTTATCGGTGATGTCATTACAGAAGAAGAGATTTGGGCTTGTACGACATGTCGTAACTGTGAAGACCAATGTCCGGTTATGAACGAACATGTTGATAAAATTATTGATCTTCGTCGTCATCTCGTTATGACGGAAGGAAAGATGGATCCAGATGCACAGCGCGCAATGACAAATATTGAGCGTCAAGGAAATCCATGGGGACTCAACCGTAGGGAAAAGGAAAACTGGAGAGATGCACGTCCGGATTTACATATTCCAACGGTTAAAGAAGTGAAAAAAGCTGGCGAAGAATTCGAATACCTATTTTGGGTCGGTTCAATGGGTGCTTTTGATAATCGCTCACAAAAAATCGCATTATCATTTGCGCATCTAATGAATGAAGCGGGCATCAAATTCGCGATTTTAGGAAATAAAGAGAAAAACTCTGGAGATACACCGAGAAGACTTGGAAACGAGTTTTTATTCCAAGAACTGGCGGAATCAAATATTAAAGAGTTTGAAAAAGCAGGAGTCACGAAGATTGTTACTGTTGACCCGCATGCATACAATATCTTCAAAAATGAATACCCTGATTTTGGTTTTGAAGCAGAAGTCATTCACCACACGGAAATGTTGTATGACCTAGTGAAAGATGGCGTATTAAAACCAGAACATGAAATTAACGAAACGATTACATTCCATGACTCTTGTTACTTAGGTCGTTACAACGAAGTTTATGACCCGCCGCGTGAAATTTTGAAAGCGATTCCGGGCGTGGAATTAATCGAGATGAAGCGAAACCGCGAAGATGGCATGTGCTGTGGAGCGGGCGGAGGACTCATGTGGATGGAAGAAGATACAGGTCACCGCGTCAACGTTGCACGTACAGAACAGGCACTCGAAGTAAGTCCAGGCATTATTTCTTCGGGATGTCCATATTGTTTAACGATGTTGTCAGATGGAACGAAAGCAGTTGAAGTTGAAGACAAAGTCGGAACATATGATATCGCGGAATTACTTGAACGTTCGATTTTTGGAGAAGACTTCGAGCCGGCGGTAGAAGAGGTTGAAACAGTTTCACAATAA
- a CDS encoding acetyl-CoA C-acetyltransferase, translating into MNRTVIVDGARTPFGRFGGALSTLSASDLGGVAIKEALSRASVKNDEVDEVIIGTVLQAGQGQIPSRQAATKAGLPWNVKTETINKVCASGMRSVTLGDQLIRLGDEEVIVAGGMESMSNAPYYLPKGRFGLKMGDAPLVDGMIYDGLSCAFSPDRVHMGTYGNETADAYTLTREQQDEWALRSHKLAVAAIDEGLIEQEIVAVEIPQRKGDPVVVDVDEAPRRDTSLEVLAKLRPAFGKDGTITAGNAPGVNDGACALVLMNEERAKKEGKTPLAYIVGHAEVAIEPKNFPQTPGLVINKLLEKTGKSLEEIDLFEINEAFAAVALASSQIAKLDANKVNVNGGAVALGHPIGASGARIILTLAYELKRRGGGIGIASICSGGGQGDAIMIEVPKN; encoded by the coding sequence ATGAATAGAACAGTCATAGTAGATGGGGCACGTACACCGTTTGGACGTTTTGGAGGTGCATTATCAACACTTTCCGCTAGTGATTTGGGGGGCGTAGCAATTAAAGAAGCATTATCCCGAGCTAGCGTCAAAAATGACGAGGTCGATGAAGTCATTATCGGTACTGTTTTACAAGCCGGGCAAGGACAAATTCCTTCGCGACAAGCCGCAACGAAAGCGGGTCTTCCTTGGAACGTAAAAACGGAAACGATTAATAAGGTTTGTGCTTCAGGCATGCGGAGCGTTACGCTGGGCGATCAATTGATTCGTCTTGGGGATGAAGAAGTCATCGTTGCGGGCGGAATGGAGTCCATGTCAAATGCGCCTTATTATTTACCGAAAGGCCGATTTGGTTTGAAGATGGGGGATGCGCCATTAGTTGACGGGATGATTTACGATGGCTTATCTTGTGCATTTTCGCCGGACCGTGTCCATATGGGGACGTACGGAAACGAAACGGCAGATGCGTATACATTAACACGTGAGCAGCAAGATGAATGGGCTTTACGTAGTCACAAACTTGCAGTTGCAGCGATTGATGAAGGACTGATTGAACAAGAAATTGTCGCAGTTGAAATTCCACAGCGTAAAGGCGATCCAGTCGTAGTGGATGTTGACGAAGCGCCTAGACGGGATACCTCTCTTGAAGTACTCGCTAAGCTACGTCCGGCTTTTGGAAAAGACGGCACGATTACAGCTGGAAATGCGCCGGGTGTCAATGACGGAGCGTGTGCACTTGTTTTGATGAATGAAGAGCGCGCTAAGAAAGAAGGTAAGACACCACTCGCTTACATTGTTGGGCATGCGGAAGTGGCAATCGAACCTAAAAACTTCCCACAAACACCTGGATTAGTCATTAATAAACTTCTTGAGAAAACTGGGAAATCATTAGAGGAAATAGATTTATTCGAAATTAACGAAGCATTTGCGGCAGTTGCTCTTGCCAGCTCTCAAATTGCGAAATTAGACGCAAATAAAGTGAATGTTAACGGTGGTGCGGTTGCACTTGGTCATCCAATCGGTGCAAGTGGTGCCCGAATTATTTTAACACTCGCGTATGAGTTAAAACGTCGTGGTGGGGGCATTGGCATTGCGTCGATTTGCTCCGGGGGCGGCCAAGGCGATGCGATTATGATTGAAGTACCAAAAAATTAA
- a CDS encoding 3-hydroxybutyryl-CoA dehydrogenase, translated as MEIKKVMVIGAGQMGGGIAQVCAQAGYDVILNDIQEESFNKGLAVMTKNLARNVERGRMSEDDKEAVLNRITMSLDLSDAKNADIVIEAAVENMEIKRSIFAQLDEIAPAHTILATNTSSLPITEIAAATNRPEKVIGMHFMNPVPVMKLVEIIRGLATADEVYQAVEDMTNALSKVPVEVNDFPGFVANRVLMPMINEAVYTLYEGVATKEAIDEVMKLGMNHPMGPLQLADFIGLDTCLYIMETLHEGFGDSKYRPCPLLRKYVKAGWLGKKSGRGFYEYN; from the coding sequence ATGGAAATTAAAAAAGTAATGGTGATCGGTGCCGGACAAATGGGCGGGGGAATTGCACAAGTATGTGCCCAGGCTGGTTATGATGTCATTTTAAATGATATTCAAGAAGAATCTTTCAACAAAGGATTAGCGGTTATGACGAAAAATCTTGCCCGAAATGTTGAACGAGGCCGTATGTCTGAAGATGACAAGGAAGCCGTTCTCAATCGGATTACAATGTCGCTTGATTTATCAGATGCGAAAAATGCAGATATTGTGATCGAAGCAGCGGTTGAAAATATGGAAATAAAACGTTCAATCTTTGCGCAGCTAGATGAAATTGCGCCAGCACATACAATTCTCGCAACGAACACATCTTCATTGCCGATTACTGAAATTGCTGCGGCAACGAATCGACCTGAAAAAGTGATAGGCATGCACTTTATGAATCCTGTTCCAGTGATGAAACTGGTAGAAATTATTCGCGGACTCGCAACGGCAGATGAAGTGTATCAAGCGGTCGAGGATATGACGAATGCTTTATCAAAAGTACCTGTCGAGGTAAATGACTTTCCTGGATTCGTAGCAAACCGCGTATTAATGCCGATGATTAATGAGGCAGTATATACACTTTACGAAGGGGTAGCAACGAAGGAAGCAATTGATGAAGTGATGAAGTTGGGGATGAATCATCCGATGGGACCTCTTCAACTGGCAGACTTTATCGGACTCGATACATGCCTTTATATTATGGAAACATTACATGAAGGATTTGGCGACTCGAAATATCGTCCATGTCCACTACTCAGAAAATATGTGAAAGCAGGCTGGCTCGGCAAGAAATCTGGGCGTGGTTTTTACGAATACAACTAA
- a CDS encoding acyl-CoA dehydrogenase gives MDLQLTGEQQMMRQMVRDFAKAEIEPFIPQMEAGEFPHDILKKMGELGLMGMTVPEAYGGANMDFLSYILAIEELSKVSAVMGVILSVHTSVAINPIMQFGNEEQKNRYLPKMASGEYLGAFCLTESTSGSDAGSLRTRAVKEDDAYILNGSKMFITNGGEADVYIVFASTDSAKKTYGITAFIVDKDTPGLIIGKDEQKMGLHGSRTVELAFENMRVPAENRLGEEGEGFKIAMANLDVGRIGIAAQALGIAGASLEAATAYAKEREQFGKPISAQQGIGFKLADMATGVEAAKLLVYRAALLKEEGKPCGQQASMAKLFASKTAVDNSIEAIQVFGGYGYTEDYPVERYFRDAKVTEIYEGTSEIQRIVISKNLLR, from the coding sequence ATGGACTTACAACTTACGGGAGAACAACAAATGATGCGACAAATGGTTCGAGACTTTGCGAAAGCAGAAATCGAGCCATTTATTCCACAAATGGAAGCAGGCGAGTTCCCGCATGACATTTTAAAGAAAATGGGGGAGCTTGGACTGATGGGGATGACAGTTCCAGAAGCGTACGGCGGCGCAAATATGGATTTCTTATCGTATATTTTAGCAATTGAAGAATTGTCTAAAGTGAGCGCGGTTATGGGTGTGATTTTATCAGTTCACACTTCAGTAGCAATCAATCCCATTATGCAATTTGGGAATGAAGAACAAAAGAATCGCTATTTACCGAAAATGGCTAGCGGAGAGTATTTAGGTGCTTTTTGTCTAACAGAGTCCACATCGGGATCTGATGCGGGTTCTTTAAGAACACGAGCAGTTAAAGAAGACGATGCTTACATATTAAATGGTTCGAAGATGTTTATTACAAATGGAGGGGAAGCAGACGTTTATATCGTTTTTGCTTCTACAGATAGTGCTAAAAAAACATATGGCATCACAGCATTCATTGTCGATAAAGATACGCCTGGTTTAATCATCGGAAAAGATGAACAGAAAATGGGTTTACACGGTTCACGGACAGTAGAACTCGCATTTGAGAATATGCGTGTGCCGGCAGAGAATCGCTTAGGAGAAGAGGGAGAAGGCTTCAAAATCGCGATGGCCAACTTAGATGTCGGGCGAATTGGCATTGCCGCGCAAGCGCTTGGAATCGCGGGTGCATCCCTTGAAGCAGCGACTGCGTATGCAAAAGAACGAGAGCAATTTGGCAAACCAATTTCAGCGCAACAGGGGATTGGCTTTAAATTGGCAGATATGGCAACTGGGGTTGAGGCAGCCAAACTCCTCGTTTACCGCGCTGCTCTACTCAAGGAAGAAGGAAAACCATGTGGACAACAAGCTTCGATGGCCAAACTATTTGCTTCGAAAACAGCCGTTGATAATTCCATCGAAGCCATTCAAGTGTTTGGTGGTTATGGCTATACAGAGGATTATCCAGTTGAACGATATTTCCGTGATGCGAAAGTGACTGAAATCTATGAGGGTACGAGCGAAATTCAACGTATTGTGATTTCTAAAAACTTGCTAAGGTGA